A single Candidatus Thalassolituus haligoni DNA region contains:
- a CDS encoding p-hydroxyphenylacetate 3-hydroxylase oxygenase component: MTANNPMLEKLHEILPAIRANASKAEEIRMIPQENVDMLHGIGLNRAFLPKAYGGLEMSLPEFTDCIAALAGACCSTAWGYSLLCTHNHQIAMFSKETQDEIWGENPDVVASSSIAPFGRYEETNGGIVFTGDMKWSSGVDHADWILVGLNRMVNDEKIYSFAIIPKAEFTIIDDWYAAGMCGSGTKTARIEGVFVPERRIQAAKNMMEGRHIGRDLYPESNIYHTPYRPYFACGFAAMSLGVAERMIAVYKDITQNRVRAYTGAKVAGSVAPVLRMAESYQQVCAARAYLEKTWNEHKEYGERHQYPDRYTLAHWRTNQAYAIKMCVEAVNRLWAVMGGSNWYNEREGQRLWRESNMTAAHAYTDYDVCAQIIGRELLGMEPDPSLL, from the coding sequence ATGACTGCAAACAACCCGATGTTGGAAAAGCTGCACGAAATCCTGCCTGCGATTCGCGCCAATGCGTCAAAAGCAGAAGAGATCCGCATGATCCCGCAAGAAAACGTCGACATGCTGCACGGCATCGGCCTGAACCGCGCTTTCCTGCCGAAAGCCTACGGCGGTTTGGAAATGAGCCTGCCGGAATTCACCGACTGCATCGCCGCACTGGCTGGTGCCTGCTGCTCCACCGCCTGGGGCTACAGCCTGTTGTGCACTCACAATCATCAGATTGCCATGTTCAGCAAAGAAACCCAGGACGAGATCTGGGGTGAAAACCCCGATGTCGTGGCATCGTCTTCGATTGCACCGTTTGGCCGTTACGAAGAAACCAACGGCGGCATCGTCTTTACCGGTGATATGAAATGGAGCTCGGGGGTTGACCACGCTGACTGGATATTGGTTGGCCTCAACCGCATGGTCAACGACGAAAAAATCTACAGCTTCGCGATTATTCCGAAAGCCGAATTCACCATCATCGACGACTGGTACGCCGCTGGCATGTGTGGTTCCGGCACCAAAACCGCCCGTATCGAAGGTGTGTTTGTACCCGAACGCCGCATCCAGGCCGCCAAAAACATGATGGAAGGCCGTCATATTGGCCGTGACCTGTATCCAGAAAGTAACATCTACCACACCCCATACCGGCCATACTTCGCCTGTGGTTTTGCCGCCATGAGCCTGGGCGTAGCCGAACGCATGATCGCCGTGTACAAAGACATCACCCAAAACCGCGTCCGCGCCTACACCGGCGCCAAAGTAGCGGGATCTGTCGCGCCGGTATTGCGCATGGCTGAGTCCTACCAGCAAGTCTGCGCCGCCCGCGCCTACCTCGAAAAAACCTGGAACGAGCACAAGGAATACGGCGAGCGTCACCAATACCCGGATCGCTACACCCTGGCCCATTGGCGCACCAACCAGGCCTACGCCATCAAGATGTGTGTCGAAGCCGTTAACCGCCTCTGGGCCGTGATGGGCGGCTCCAACTGGTATAACGAGCGCGAAGGCCAGCGGCTGTGGCGCGAATCCAACATGACCGCCGCCCACGCCTACACCGACTACGACGTTTGTGC
- a CDS encoding TRAP transporter large permease — MSVLVPLILLLLALSGTPLFVVIAASAIWGFYQTDIDLMVMAVEIYRIAEMPVLIAIPLFTFAGYLLGESKAPQRLVRITDAFLGWMPGGLAIVALVTCALFTAFTGASGVTIVALGALLVPALQKSGYPERFNLGLVTTSGSLGLLFAPSLPLILYGVVAQQMSLDVAVSIDDLFLAGLLPGGLMLVALSLYSGWVSRKTERNHHPFDKTEAWAALKDTKWEMPLPFLVLGGIYGGWFAVSEAAAITAFYVLIVSTLIRREIPFKQLITVMRDSMKLVGAILLILAVSMASTNYMIDAGVPEKIFGFIQQHVSDSFTFLLLLTVFLLILGMMLDIFSAIVIMIPIILPIAVEYGIHPIHLGILFLANMQLGYFTPPVGMNLFIASFRFNKPVMELYRATLPFFFILLATVLVITFWPGLSLAFIGE; from the coding sequence ATGAGCGTACTGGTTCCACTGATTCTGTTATTACTGGCATTGTCCGGTACACCGCTGTTTGTGGTGATTGCCGCCAGTGCCATCTGGGGATTTTATCAGACCGATATTGACCTGATGGTAATGGCGGTCGAGATTTACCGGATTGCTGAAATGCCGGTGCTGATTGCCATTCCGTTGTTTACCTTTGCCGGTTACCTGCTGGGAGAAAGCAAGGCACCACAGCGGCTGGTGCGTATTACCGACGCCTTTCTCGGCTGGATGCCCGGCGGGCTGGCCATTGTCGCACTGGTTACCTGTGCGCTGTTCACCGCCTTTACCGGTGCTTCCGGCGTCACCATCGTTGCATTGGGTGCACTGCTGGTACCAGCCCTGCAGAAATCCGGTTACCCGGAGCGATTTAATCTCGGACTGGTCACCACCTCCGGCTCACTTGGCTTGCTGTTTGCTCCTTCACTGCCGCTAATTTTATACGGCGTGGTGGCGCAGCAAATGTCACTGGACGTGGCGGTTAGTATCGATGACCTGTTCCTCGCCGGTTTGCTTCCCGGTGGTCTGATGCTGGTCGCACTGTCGCTTTATAGCGGCTGGGTGTCACGCAAGACCGAACGCAATCACCATCCTTTCGACAAGACCGAAGCCTGGGCAGCGCTGAAAGACACCAAATGGGAAATGCCCCTGCCATTCCTGGTATTGGGTGGCATTTATGGCGGCTGGTTTGCGGTATCGGAAGCAGCCGCCATTACCGCGTTTTACGTCCTCATCGTTTCTACGCTGATTCGCCGTGAAATTCCGTTTAAACAGCTGATTACCGTCATGCGGGATTCAATGAAGCTGGTCGGGGCGATTCTGCTGATTCTGGCGGTGTCCATGGCATCCACCAACTACATGATTGATGCTGGAGTACCGGAAAAAATCTTCGGCTTTATTCAGCAACACGTCAGCGACAGTTTTACTTTCTTGCTGCTGCTCACGGTGTTCCTGCTGATTCTGGGCATGATGCTGGACATCTTCTCCGCCATTGTGATCATGATTCCGATTATTCTGCCGATTGCGGTGGAATACGGTATTCATCCGATTCACTTGGGGATTTTATTCCTCGCCAACATGCAGCTGGGATACTTCACTCCGCCGGTCGGTATGAACCTGTTTATTGCCAGCTTCCGTTTTAACAAACCGGTAATGGAGTTGTATCGCGCTACCTTGCCTTTCTTCTTTATCCTGCTGGCAACGGTATTGGTGATTACCTTCTGGCCCGGATTAAGTCTGGCCTTTATCGGAGAGTAA
- a CDS encoding TRAP transporter small permease — MKHSPLRRLLSAIHTLEDGLLVLVLLIMVLLAGIDIVARSVFGGGVMWIPPALRVMVLWLGLLGGMVATRGREHIAIDLVNRLAPKAVSEAISVVTSAFAAFICAIVAWNGYAYIELAIEFGDIAFGKIPAWPLQLIIPFSFTVMALRFAIQSIEAVIKVLGKHPAAEAHS, encoded by the coding sequence TTGAAACACTCCCCTTTGCGGCGTCTTCTCAGCGCCATTCACACATTGGAAGACGGCCTGTTGGTACTGGTATTGCTGATTATGGTACTGCTGGCAGGCATTGATATTGTCGCCCGCAGTGTCTTTGGTGGCGGCGTTATGTGGATTCCTCCCGCGCTGCGGGTGATGGTGTTATGGCTCGGCTTGCTGGGCGGCATGGTTGCCACTCGCGGGCGCGAACACATTGCCATCGACCTGGTGAACCGGCTGGCACCCAAGGCTGTATCCGAAGCCATCTCCGTCGTCACCTCCGCGTTTGCAGCCTTTATCTGTGCCATTGTGGCCTGGAACGGCTATGCCTACATCGAACTGGCGATAGAATTTGGCGATATCGCTTTCGGCAAGATTCCTGCCTGGCCGCTACAACTGATTATCCCCTTCAGTTTTACGGTAATGGCATTACGCTTTGCCATTCAAAGTATTGAAGCCGTCATCAAAGTGCTGGGCAAACACCCCGCAGCCGAGGCCCATTCATGA
- the dctP gene encoding TRAP transporter substrate-binding protein DctP, whose amino-acid sequence MKNKLIALGLMLLCLSPMSQAATLKIATLAPDGTNWMKQMRAAADEIKQETAGRVKIKYFPGGVQGSDKSVLRKMQIGQLQGGAVSSGALTNIANEVQLYSLPFTFRDPAELSAVRAEFDHYIVDALEARGYVVLGLTEGGFAYIMGNKPLKTTADFQGQKVWAPEGDIVSQTVFQKAGIEPISLPISDVYTSLQTGLIDTVGVNLTASIALQWHSKLSHVTDLPLLSLLGMMVVDQKAFDKLSAEDQTIVRRIMKATYARMDKQNAEDEIGARKALEDSGMIFVQLTDAEKATWQKLADDSLTELASKGVYPVDLYKKLQARIAAIRAGQ is encoded by the coding sequence ATGAAAAACAAACTGATTGCCCTGGGCCTGATGCTGCTGTGCCTGAGTCCGATGTCCCAGGCGGCAACGCTGAAAATCGCCACCCTGGCCCCCGACGGCACCAACTGGATGAAACAGATGCGTGCCGCTGCCGACGAGATCAAGCAAGAAACCGCAGGCCGCGTCAAAATCAAATACTTCCCCGGTGGGGTACAGGGCAGCGACAAGAGCGTGCTGCGCAAAATGCAAATCGGCCAGCTGCAAGGTGGCGCAGTATCTTCCGGCGCACTGACCAATATTGCCAACGAAGTGCAGCTCTACAGCTTGCCTTTTACCTTCCGAGATCCGGCGGAATTAAGCGCTGTCCGAGCCGAATTCGACCACTATATTGTTGATGCCCTGGAAGCCAGAGGCTACGTCGTACTAGGTCTGACGGAAGGCGGCTTCGCCTACATCATGGGTAACAAGCCACTCAAAACCACTGCCGATTTCCAGGGCCAGAAAGTCTGGGCTCCAGAAGGCGACATCGTCAGCCAGACAGTCTTCCAGAAAGCCGGTATCGAGCCGATTTCACTGCCGATTTCTGACGTTTACACCAGCCTGCAAACCGGCCTGATCGACACTGTCGGGGTGAATCTCACCGCCTCGATCGCACTGCAATGGCACAGCAAGCTGAGCCATGTTACCGACCTGCCACTGCTGTCGCTGCTGGGCATGATGGTGGTCGACCAGAAAGCCTTCGACAAACTGTCAGCGGAAGACCAGACCATCGTCCGTCGCATCATGAAAGCAACCTACGCCCGGATGGACAAACAAAACGCTGAAGACGAAATCGGCGCTCGCAAGGCACTGGAAGACAGCGGCATGATCTTCGTACAACTGACCGACGCCGAAAAAGCCACCTGGCAGAAACTGGCCGACGACAGCCTCACCGAACTGGCCAGCAAGGGAGTCTATCCGGTTGATCTGTATAAGAAATTGCAGGCGCGTATTGCCGCGATTCGGGCAGGTCAATAA
- a CDS encoding TRAP transporter TatT component family protein, translating into MKRLTIALAALALSACSVGNLPKNLSRSMMNSDNPEVVAAGAPAYLLLLDALVLTYPDDEDFLLSASKLYGAYSGVFSRDPIQTKRMADKALEYATRGLCEYDDDACAAVKLPQDEMLDALNHQFDEDDIHVFYAYAAAKAGWIQANSSDWGAIAELGKTKALMQWVANIKPDYDQGTLQVYLGVMETQLPPSLGGRPEVGREHFEKALQYSNGKHLMAKVLYAKQYARLMFDQELHDRLLNEAIAADPEAEGLTMINYLAQRQAAELLAESADFFE; encoded by the coding sequence ATGAAACGACTCACTATTGCACTGGCCGCCCTGGCGCTGAGTGCCTGCTCAGTTGGCAACCTGCCGAAAAACCTGTCCCGTTCGATGATGAACAGCGACAACCCGGAAGTAGTTGCCGCCGGAGCACCGGCCTATCTGCTGCTGCTCGATGCCCTGGTACTGACCTACCCGGATGACGAAGATTTCCTGCTGTCAGCCTCCAAGCTTTATGGTGCTTACTCCGGCGTATTCTCCAGAGACCCGATCCAGACCAAACGCATGGCCGACAAGGCACTGGAATACGCCACCCGTGGCCTGTGTGAATACGACGACGATGCTTGCGCCGCCGTCAAATTGCCACAAGACGAGATGCTGGATGCGCTTAACCACCAGTTCGACGAAGACGATATTCATGTCTTCTATGCCTACGCTGCCGCCAAGGCAGGCTGGATTCAAGCCAACAGCAGCGACTGGGGCGCGATTGCCGAACTGGGCAAAACCAAGGCGCTGATGCAGTGGGTCGCCAATATCAAACCGGATTACGACCAAGGCACACTTCAGGTCTACCTCGGTGTCATGGAAACTCAGCTGCCCCCGTCTCTGGGTGGCCGTCCGGAAGTCGGCAGAGAACATTTTGAAAAAGCGCTGCAATACAGCAATGGCAAACACCTGATGGCCAAGGTTTTATATGCCAAGCAGTACGCACGGCTGATGTTTGACCAGGAACTTCACGACCGCCTGCTCAACGAAGCCATTGCCGCCGACCCGGAAGCCGAAGGTCTGACCATGATCAACTACCTGGCCCAGCGTCAGGCAGCTGAACTACTGGCAGAATCCGCCGACTTTTTTGAATAA
- a CDS encoding sigma-54 interaction domain-containing protein codes for MSDLRSYSSLPGISSLLDAISAPAILMDRDYRICAANQAYREHFSGNEALLGRHCYEVSHGYQVPCDQAGETCPLQGCLRTGQRQRILHIHNTCQGKEHVDVELSPVRNDDGQIEFFVEIMAPVRTPDTPGSRPMLGFSQAYTEMLAMLGRAAPSEISVLLLGESGTGKELAARHIHQHSARANKPFVTVECSGLTESLFESELFGHEKGAFTGATQRKPGLVEAARGGTLFLDEVGDIPLAMQVKLLRLIETGSYRLVGSVTPQQADFRLVCATHRQLTQMVEAGTFRQDLYYRISPFPILLPSLAERRADIVPLARRLLQQLSQDRPRVLSAASCDWLEQQQFPGNIRELRNRLERATILCDDREIEPRHLTLPDSLLTTAQASHNIQSVNLTTGIDQAMPLDQLEARYLLAIAHQFGGDNARLAKQLGISERTLYRKLANARSNPQDNPDATTADKPSSAEH; via the coding sequence ATGTCAGACCTTCGCAGTTACAGCAGCCTGCCCGGCATCTCCTCCTTGCTCGACGCCATCTCCGCACCCGCCATTCTGATGGATCGTGACTACCGTATTTGCGCTGCCAACCAGGCTTACCGGGAGCATTTTTCAGGTAACGAAGCCCTGCTCGGACGTCATTGCTACGAAGTCTCCCATGGCTATCAGGTACCCTGTGATCAGGCCGGTGAAACCTGCCCTCTGCAAGGCTGCCTGCGCACCGGTCAGCGCCAGCGCATCCTGCACATTCACAACACCTGCCAAGGCAAGGAACACGTCGATGTCGAACTGAGTCCGGTGCGTAATGACGACGGCCAAATTGAATTCTTTGTCGAAATAATGGCCCCGGTACGCACCCCGGATACGCCAGGGTCGCGGCCAATGCTGGGGTTCAGTCAGGCTTATACCGAGATGCTGGCCATGCTGGGTCGGGCCGCACCGTCTGAAATCAGCGTGCTGCTGTTGGGTGAATCCGGTACTGGCAAAGAACTGGCCGCCCGTCATATCCACCAGCACAGCGCACGGGCCAACAAACCCTTTGTTACCGTGGAATGTTCCGGCCTGACTGAAAGCCTGTTCGAAAGCGAATTGTTTGGCCACGAAAAAGGCGCGTTTACCGGTGCCACCCAGCGCAAGCCGGGTCTGGTCGAAGCCGCTCGCGGCGGCACCCTGTTTCTTGATGAAGTCGGTGATATTCCGCTCGCCATGCAGGTCAAATTGCTGCGCCTGATCGAAACCGGCAGCTATCGCCTGGTTGGCAGCGTCACCCCGCAGCAGGCCGACTTCCGGCTGGTCTGTGCCACCCATCGCCAGCTGACCCAGATGGTTGAGGCAGGCACCTTTCGACAAGACCTGTACTACCGCATATCACCGTTTCCGATTCTGCTGCCATCGTTGGCCGAACGGCGGGCAGACATCGTCCCGCTGGCGCGCAGACTGTTGCAACAGCTGAGCCAGGATCGTCCACGGGTATTGTCTGCCGCGTCTTGCGACTGGCTCGAACAGCAGCAGTTTCCTGGCAATATCCGCGAGCTGAGAAACCGGCTGGAACGGGCCACTATTCTGTGTGATGACCGCGAGATTGAACCGCGCCACCTGACCTTGCCCGACTCACTGCTGACTACCGCACAAGCTTCCCACAATATCCAGTCCGTCAACCTGACCACCGGTATCGATCAGGCCATGCCACTGGATCAGCTCGAAGCCCGCTACCTGCTGGCCATCGCCCACCAGTTTGGCGGCGACAATGCCCGCCTGGCCAAACAGTTGGGTATCAGCGAGCGCACCCTGTATCGCAAGTTGGCCAATGCCCGCAGCAACCCGCAAGACAACCCCGATGCAACAACAGCAGACAAACCGTCATCTGCGGAACACTGA
- a CDS encoding cytochrome ubiquinol oxidase subunit I, which produces MISESLVDLSRLQFAITALYHFLFVPLTLGLSFILAIMESAYVMTGKQVYQDMVKFWGKLFGINFALGVTTGLTMEFQFGTNWAYYSHYVGDIFGAPLAIEGLMAFFLESTFIGLFFFGWDRLTRLQHLMVTWLVALGSNLSALWILIANGWMQNPVGAEFNYNTMRMEMTSFADVIFNPVAQVKFVHTVSAGYVTGAMFVLGVSSYYLLKKRDLPFARRSFAIASSFGMAAILSVILLGDESGYEIGDVQKTKLAAIEAEWETHPAPAAFTLFGIPNEETMETDYAVRIPWVLGLIATRSTDEEVVGIKDLLVEHEERVRNGIGAYQLFTQLKAGDESPATMAAFDAVKHDLGYGLLLKKYTPTVTNATEEQIKSAARDTIPGVAPMFFTFRIMVAIGFAMFLLIALAFWHSARQTIDKQTWLQKALLWAIPLPFLACEMGWFVAEFGRQPWSIGEVLPTHLSASSRSVEDLWMSIGGFVVFYTGLLIAEMFLMFKFARLGPSAIHTGRYHFEKDDDHTTAGGTAAGPQAQPLQARNEQA; this is translated from the coding sequence ATGATCAGTGAAAGTCTGGTGGACTTGTCGCGGCTGCAATTTGCCATTACCGCGCTGTACCACTTTTTGTTTGTACCCCTGACACTGGGGTTATCGTTTATTCTCGCCATCATGGAATCTGCCTATGTGATGACGGGCAAGCAGGTGTATCAGGACATGGTCAAGTTCTGGGGCAAGCTGTTTGGTATCAACTTTGCTTTGGGTGTGACCACCGGTCTGACGATGGAATTCCAGTTTGGTACTAACTGGGCTTACTACTCCCATTATGTCGGCGATATTTTTGGTGCGCCGCTGGCGATTGAAGGCTTGATGGCCTTTTTCCTTGAAAGTACGTTTATCGGCCTGTTCTTTTTTGGCTGGGATCGCTTGACCCGCCTGCAGCATCTGATGGTGACCTGGCTGGTTGCGCTGGGTTCGAACCTGTCGGCGTTGTGGATTCTGATTGCCAATGGCTGGATGCAAAACCCGGTTGGGGCCGAGTTCAACTACAACACCATGCGGATGGAGATGACCAGCTTCGCCGACGTTATCTTTAATCCGGTTGCCCAGGTCAAGTTTGTCCACACGGTGTCGGCTGGTTATGTCACGGGGGCGATGTTTGTCCTGGGCGTGTCGTCCTATTATCTGCTGAAAAAGCGTGATCTGCCGTTCGCCCGTCGTTCTTTTGCCATTGCCTCCAGCTTTGGTATGGCGGCTATTCTGAGCGTGATTTTGCTGGGCGATGAGTCCGGTTATGAAATCGGCGATGTGCAAAAAACCAAGCTGGCGGCGATTGAAGCTGAGTGGGAAACCCATCCGGCACCGGCTGCCTTTACGCTGTTTGGTATTCCTAATGAGGAAACCATGGAAACCGACTATGCCGTGCGGATTCCCTGGGTTCTGGGCCTGATTGCTACTCGCTCGACCGATGAGGAAGTGGTGGGTATCAAGGATTTGCTGGTGGAACACGAAGAGCGGGTGCGTAATGGTATCGGGGCATACCAGCTATTTACGCAGTTGAAAGCCGGGGATGAATCTCCCGCAACCATGGCGGCGTTTGATGCGGTCAAGCACGATCTGGGCTATGGCTTGCTATTAAAAAAATACACACCGACCGTGACCAACGCGACGGAAGAGCAGATCAAGTCTGCGGCGCGTGACACCATTCCTGGAGTCGCACCGATGTTCTTTACCTTCCGCATTATGGTGGCCATTGGCTTCGCCATGTTCCTGCTGATTGCGCTGGCGTTCTGGCACTCCGCTCGCCAGACCATCGATAAGCAAACCTGGCTGCAAAAAGCGCTGTTGTGGGCGATTCCATTACCCTTCCTGGCCTGTGAAATGGGCTGGTTCGTGGCTGAGTTTGGCCGTCAGCCCTGGTCGATTGGTGAAGTGCTGCCAACCCATTTGTCCGCCTCCAGCCGTTCGGTTGAAGACTTGTGGATGAGTATCGGTGGCTTCGTCGTGTTCTATACCGGCTTGCTGATTGCCGAGATGTTCCTGATGTTCAAGTTTGCTCGCCTGGGGCCATCGGCCATTCATACCGGCCGCTATCACTTTGAGAAAGATGATGATCACACCACTGCGGGTGGTACAGCGGCTGGGCCACAGGCGCAACCGTTGCAAGCACGTAACGAACAGGCGTAA
- the cydB gene encoding cytochrome d ubiquinol oxidase subunit II codes for MDYEVLKMVWWVLIGVLLIGFAVTDGFDMGVGALLRILGRTDTERRVMLNTIGPHWDGNQVWFITAGGAIFAAWPVVYAVAFSGFYWALLLVLFSMFFRPVGFEYRSKVDDPRWRNLWDWGLTIGGAVPALVFGVAFGNLILGVPFDLDEFMRSTYTGSFWALLNPFGLLAGLVSLGMLMMHGSTWLQMRTDGALHERARRMAVALAVLVAALFALAGVWIWMGIDGYVIVDIKSTAAAVTPLDKLVITQEGAWLANYSTYPWMLAAPLLGFAGLALTALMSMLNRGALAFVSSSLAVTGIILTAGFSLFPFVMPSSLEPSHSLTVWDVVSSEMTLNIMFWVAVIFVPIVLSYTIWGYYKMWGRMTNKFIEDNKYSTY; via the coding sequence ATGGATTACGAAGTATTAAAAATGGTGTGGTGGGTACTGATCGGGGTGCTGCTGATCGGGTTTGCGGTTACCGATGGCTTCGATATGGGGGTGGGGGCGCTGCTGCGTATTCTTGGCCGTACCGATACTGAACGACGGGTGATGCTGAATACCATTGGGCCGCACTGGGATGGCAATCAGGTGTGGTTTATTACCGCAGGCGGGGCCATTTTTGCGGCCTGGCCTGTGGTGTATGCAGTGGCGTTTTCCGGCTTTTACTGGGCCTTGTTGCTGGTGTTGTTTTCGATGTTTTTCCGGCCGGTCGGGTTTGAATATCGCTCGAAAGTGGATGATCCGCGCTGGCGTAATTTGTGGGACTGGGGCCTGACCATTGGCGGAGCCGTACCGGCGCTGGTGTTTGGTGTGGCCTTTGGCAACCTGATTCTGGGGGTGCCGTTTGATCTCGATGAATTTATGCGCTCAACCTATACCGGCTCATTCTGGGCGCTGCTGAATCCGTTTGGTCTGCTGGCCGGACTGGTGAGTCTGGGTATGTTGATGATGCACGGTTCGACCTGGCTGCAAATGCGTACTGATGGTGCCCTGCATGAACGCGCCCGTCGTATGGCGGTGGCGCTGGCGGTATTGGTGGCGGCGTTGTTTGCACTGGCCGGAGTCTGGATCTGGATGGGTATTGATGGCTATGTGATTGTGGATATCAAAAGTACCGCAGCGGCAGTCACGCCGCTGGATAAGCTGGTGATCACCCAGGAAGGTGCCTGGCTGGCCAATTACAGCACATACCCCTGGATGCTGGCAGCACCGTTGCTGGGCTTCGCCGGACTGGCGCTGACGGCACTGATGTCGATGTTGAATCGCGGTGCCCTGGCGTTCGTATCCAGCTCGCTGGCAGTCACCGGGATTATTCTGACGGCTGGTTTCTCCTTGTTCCCGTTTGTGATGCCGTCCAGCCTGGAGCCGTCTCACAGCCTTACCGTGTGGGATGTGGTATCCAGCGAAATGACGCTGAACATCATGTTCTGGGTCGCGGTGATTTTTGTACCTATCGTGCTGAGTTACACCATCTGGGGTTACTACAAAATGTGGGGCCGGATGACCAACAAGTTTATTGAAGATAACAAATACAGCACGTATTGA
- the cydX gene encoding cytochrome bd-I oxidase subunit CydX yields MWYFAWILGVLLACSFGLINAMWLEFYEDLDRDAE; encoded by the coding sequence ATGTGGTATTTTGCCTGGATTCTCGGTGTATTACTGGCCTGCTCCTTTGGCCTGATTAACGCCATGTGGCTGGAGTTTTATGAAGACCTGGATCGGGACGCGGAGTAG
- a CDS encoding cyd operon YbgE family protein, whose amino-acid sequence MASSTNTPVDYAAYGPLYAGWARALSFLGALVLSGLLLAMPQLVAVGLHELDHGSLSAGLWGISAGFVHGVGYVPTTRLWRYAFSPYVGWPLMGLCVYLWLL is encoded by the coding sequence ATGGCGTCTTCAACCAATACTCCGGTAGATTATGCGGCCTATGGGCCGCTGTATGCGGGCTGGGCACGAGCGCTGTCCTTTCTGGGCGCGCTGGTGCTGTCCGGTTTGCTGTTGGCCATGCCGCAGCTGGTGGCCGTTGGTTTGCACGAGTTGGATCACGGCTCGTTGTCGGCGGGGTTATGGGGTATTTCCGCCGGGTTTGTCCACGGTGTCGGCTATGTTCCGACAACCCGGCTCTGGCGGTATGCCTTCAGCCCTTATGTCGGCTGGCCATTGATGGGGCTGTGTGTGTACCTGTGGCTGCTCTGA
- a CDS encoding YjgN family protein, with the protein METDSFAGRMATAANGHDDVTPPPRPSEGGARDVRVLFSGRNLEYQKLWLVNMLLTLLTLGIYSAWAKVRNHRYLYGHTSLDGHRFSYLAKPLQILRGRLIALLVLVLLSGVAYVSPIAASLMYFLLMFAVPWLICQGIRFTLRMTSYRQVRFDFTGDYGGIMAHFIFLPLIAMFTFYFALPWVLKKIDQYTHNNITYGGKAFNVSNRTSAYYHAALVCVGLGILSMVLLLPLFSLLSGIGEGEGDAPPRFWLPVLLFVAMFVISQLVAAIWSAMIRNHLLANLSLDGIATFRSDVTPIGYAGLAISNALLLIVTLGLAYPVTQVRMLCYLAEHTEVTIQPAMDSMINTVTSQDGAFGEEAAGLFDVDVSVLG; encoded by the coding sequence ATGGAAACTGATTCTTTTGCTGGCCGGATGGCCACCGCAGCCAATGGCCATGACGATGTGACACCGCCTCCACGACCGAGTGAGGGTGGTGCGAGAGACGTACGAGTACTGTTTTCTGGCCGCAATCTGGAATACCAGAAACTCTGGCTGGTCAATATGTTGTTGACCCTGCTGACGCTGGGCATTTACAGCGCCTGGGCCAAGGTACGTAATCACCGTTACCTGTATGGCCATACCTCGCTGGATGGCCATCGTTTCAGTTATCTGGCCAAACCGCTGCAAATCTTGCGAGGGCGCCTGATTGCCCTGCTGGTGTTGGTGCTGCTGTCAGGTGTTGCCTATGTCAGCCCGATAGCGGCGAGCTTGATGTATTTTCTGCTGATGTTTGCGGTGCCATGGCTGATTTGTCAGGGCATTCGCTTCACTTTGCGGATGACTTCCTACCGCCAGGTTCGTTTTGATTTTACCGGTGACTATGGCGGTATCATGGCGCATTTTATTTTTTTGCCGCTGATCGCCATGTTCACCTTCTACTTCGCACTGCCCTGGGTACTGAAGAAGATTGATCAGTACACCCATAACAACATCACCTATGGCGGCAAGGCCTTCAACGTGAGTAACCGGACGAGTGCGTATTATCACGCGGCACTGGTGTGTGTCGGCCTTGGCATACTCAGTATGGTGCTGCTGCTGCCGTTGTTCAGCCTGCTATCCGGTATTGGGGAGGGCGAGGGCGACGCTCCCCCGCGCTTCTGGTTGCCGGTGCTGCTGTTTGTGGCGATGTTTGTGATCAGTCAACTAGTTGCCGCCATATGGAGTGCCATGATCCGCAATCACCTGCTGGCCAATCTGTCGCTGGATGGCATCGCCACTTTTCGATCGGATGTCACGCCTATCGGTTACGCCGGGCTGGCAATATCTAATGCCCTGCTGTTAATCGTAACCTTGGGGTTGGCGTATCCGGTTACTCAGGTACGTATGCTGTGTTATTTGGCGGAACATACCGAGGTAACGATTCAGCCCGCGATGGATTCCATGATCAATACCGTGACGTCGCAGGATGGCGCTTTTGGTGAGGAAGCCGCAGGTTTGTTTGATGTTGATGTCTCGGTGCTGGGATGA